The Bacillota bacterium genome segment CGGCGAGGTGCGCTGGCGCGACGCCGCGCTCCCCGCGGAGGTGCTGCTGGCGCGGGCGCGCGAGCACGAGGCCCACCACAAGGGCCAGCTGATGCTGCTCGCGCGCATGGCCGGCGTGCGCGAAGCCATGTTCTACGTGGCCACGTAGGCGGGGCGCGGGTGCGGCACCTTCTCCCCGGAGGCACTTCCTGAAATGGCGTCATGCTGTCATTTCTGACGTCATGACGTCAAATCCGGAAGTGGTCCCGGAGAGAGTGTCCGCACGCCGCTTCCCTGCCCAGCCCGCCCAGCCCGCCGAGTCCGCGCCCGCCCGGCGCGCCGCGCGCCGGCCGCCCCTGGGCTGTGTGGTTGCCGCCCGCCCGCCGCCGCCGCTAGACTGGTGCCTGGCGATGGAGACCGCCGGGCCGGCCCGGAGCGGGCGCCGGCCGAACCGCGGCTACGCTGATGGCTCCTGGTGAAAGCCGGGGGCCTTTTTTCTTCGGGCGCCCCGGGAGAGGGGTGAAGGCTCGTGCATTTCCGCAGCATCCTCTTCGAGCGGCCGGAGGACGGCGGAGAGGAAGAAGAGCCCGCGGCCACCGCCGGCGAGCGCCGGGAGATGCCGGCCTTCTTCCGCGACCTCCACCTCGACCAGCTGCTGGAGCGGCTGACCGAGGGGCGCGAGGAGTACCGCATGGAGCCCTTCTTCTGCGCGCCGCCCGAGAGCCCCGGCGACATCGCCTACCGCCAGGAAGTGGCGCGCGACCTGGAGCGGGAGGCGGTGCGGGGCCCCGTCCAGCGCTTCGGGGAAGCCATGCGCACGCTGCGCCGGTACCTCGAGCGCTCCGAGAAGCTCTACTACCCGTACCAGCGCGACCGCTGGTTCCTCGAGGCGGTGCGGCTCTACTGCGACGCGGTGCGGGAGCTGGGCGAGGCGCTCCGCGCCGCCGCGCCGGCCTCGCGCGGCCTCCGGGGGCTGGCCGCATACCTGGAGGGGTACGCGGGATCGGAGGGCTTCCTCGCGCTGGCGGGCGAGGCGGAGCGGCTCGAGGAAGCTCTGGACCGCATCCGCTACACCCTCCTCATCCGCGGCAGCCGCGTCACCGTCAGCACCTTCGAGGAGGAGCCCGACTACGGCGCCGAGGTGCTCGCCACCTTCGAGCGCTTCGCGCAGGGCGCCGCCAGGGAGGTCCGCTTCAGCTTCCAGGAGCCGGTGGAGATGAACCACGTCGAGGCGGAGGTGCTGGAGGGGGTGGCGCGCCTCGAGCCGGAGACCTTCGCGGCGCTGCGCCGGTTCCACGAGGGGCGGCGGGGCTTCCTGGATCCGGTGGTGCGGCGCTTCGACCGCGAGGTCCAGTTCTACCTCGCCTACCTGGAGCTGGCCGGGCGGCTGCGGGCGGCCGGGCTCGCCTTCTGCTACCCGGAGCTGGCGGAGGCGCCGGGCGAGCTCTACGCCCTCGACACCTTCGACCTGGTGC includes the following:
- a CDS encoding DNA mismatch repair protein MutS, with the translated sequence MPAFFRDLHLDQLLERLTEGREEYRMEPFFCAPPESPGDIAYRQEVARDLEREAVRGPVQRFGEAMRTLRRYLERSEKLYYPYQRDRWFLEAVRLYCDAVRELGEALRAAAPASRGLRGLAAYLEGYAGSEGFLALAGEAERLEEALDRIRYTLLIRGSRVTVSTFEEEPDYGAEVLATFERFAQGAAREVRFSFQEPVEMNHVEAEVLEGVARLEPETFAALRRFHEGRRGFLDPVVRRFDREVQFYLAYLELAGRLRAAGLAFCYPELAEAPGELYALDTFDLVLAERRLAAGEAPPVCNDFKLHGPERVLVVTGPNQGGKTTFARAVGQIHFLARLGLPVPGRAARLLRTDRIFTHFEREEQMESLHGKLEEELVRVRAILEEATPRSLVVLNESFASTTLRDALFLGREILGRILERGALAVYVTFLDELSRLGPATVSMVSTVSPENPAERTFQLVRRPADGLAYAEALAEKYGLTYRTLRRRLAR